The Paenibacillus uliginis N3/975 genome has a window encoding:
- a CDS encoding ABC transporter ATP-binding protein: MMKLFRYLKPFRLPILVVFALVFMQSLSDLYLPTLMADIVDKGIINGDIPYIWKIGGIMLIFAAIGAICSIGVSYCSSRVAIRFGQKLRSKMYRHVQNFSLQEFDTFGTASLITRSTNDIYQVQQVLIMLLRMMISAPMMCIGGMIMAVNKDAELSLVIVVIIPVLVAAIAIIALRGLPLFKSMQVKLDTLNRVLRENLTGMRVIRSFNRTEHETKRFEDANVDLTNTAVKVNKIMAAMMPIMMLVMNFSTIAIVWFGGVRISNGDMQVGSLMAFIQYATQIIFSLIMVSVIFVILPRASASAIRINEVLDKVPEINDPSQPKQANLQRGYLSFKDVTFHYPGAEQPAISNISFDAGPGETTAIIGGTGSGKSTLLSLIPRFYDVGSGKVLLDGVDVRELSQEQLREKIGFVPQKSLLFTGTIADNIRYGKKNANDEEIQRAADIAQATEFISNMKDGFQSEIAQGGGNVSGGQKQRLSIARALVRQPEVYVFDDSFSALDMKTDAKLRTALKEVTMNATVLLVAQRVSTVMDADRIIVLDNGGIVGIGTHRELMDTCDVYREIVSSQLSEEESA, encoded by the coding sequence ATGATGAAATTATTTAGGTATTTGAAGCCCTTTCGGCTTCCAATCCTAGTGGTGTTCGCATTGGTCTTTATGCAGTCTTTATCAGACTTGTACTTACCTACACTAATGGCGGACATCGTAGATAAAGGGATCATTAACGGTGATATCCCGTATATCTGGAAAATTGGCGGTATCATGCTAATATTTGCAGCCATTGGAGCGATTTGTTCTATTGGAGTAAGCTATTGCTCTTCACGTGTGGCTATAAGATTCGGCCAAAAATTACGGAGTAAAATGTACCGTCATGTACAGAATTTCTCCCTGCAGGAGTTCGATACGTTTGGTACAGCATCTTTAATTACCCGAAGCACAAATGATATCTATCAAGTTCAGCAAGTGCTCATTATGCTTCTTCGTATGATGATCAGTGCACCGATGATGTGTATTGGCGGTATGATCATGGCCGTAAATAAAGATGCCGAGTTATCGCTTGTTATTGTGGTCATCATTCCTGTACTTGTTGCAGCCATTGCGATTATAGCGCTGAGGGGACTTCCACTATTTAAATCTATGCAGGTGAAGTTAGATACGTTGAACCGCGTTTTACGTGAGAATCTTACAGGAATGCGAGTGATTCGCTCGTTCAATCGTACTGAACATGAGACCAAGCGCTTTGAAGATGCCAATGTAGATTTAACAAACACAGCGGTTAAAGTAAACAAAATTATGGCAGCTATGATGCCGATCATGATGTTAGTTATGAATTTCTCAACCATTGCCATTGTCTGGTTTGGCGGGGTTCGTATAAGTAACGGCGATATGCAAGTGGGATCTTTAATGGCATTTATTCAATACGCGACACAAATTATATTCTCGCTTATCATGGTATCCGTTATCTTTGTTATCCTTCCAAGAGCTTCTGCTTCGGCTATTCGGATTAATGAGGTATTGGACAAGGTACCGGAAATTAATGACCCCTCACAACCTAAACAAGCCAATCTTCAAAGGGGCTACCTCTCATTTAAAGACGTAACATTCCATTATCCTGGTGCAGAGCAACCAGCGATTTCTAACATTTCCTTTGATGCCGGACCGGGTGAGACAACCGCAATTATTGGTGGCACCGGATCAGGTAAATCCACACTGTTGAGTCTTATCCCGCGCTTCTATGATGTAGGCAGCGGAAAAGTGCTTTTAGATGGTGTGGATGTCCGAGAACTTTCTCAGGAACAATTACGGGAGAAGATTGGTTTCGTTCCCCAGAAGTCATTGCTCTTCACCGGTACTATTGCAGATAATATTCGTTACGGTAAAAAGAATGCTAATGATGAAGAGATACAACGTGCGGCTGACATTGCACAGGCTACCGAATTTATATCCAATATGAAGGACGGATTCCAATCCGAGATTGCGCAAGGTGGCGGTAATGTCTCAGGTGGTCAAAAACAACGGCTATCTATCGCTCGTGCATTGGTTAGGCAGCCAGAAGTATATGTATTTGACGATAGCTTCTCAGCGCTAGATATGAAGACAGATGCAAAGCTTCGTACCGCCCTGAAAGAAGTTACTATGAATGCTACGGTACTCTTAGTAGCACAGAGAGTAAGTACCGTGATGGATGCAGATCGAATTATCGTGTTGGATAATGGTGGCATTGTCGGAATAGGTACACATCGAGAGTTAATGGATACCTGTGATGTGTATCGTGAGATTGTATCCTCACAGTTGTCAGAGGAGGAAAGCGCATGA
- a CDS encoding ABC transporter ATP-binding protein, giving the protein MSEKERKNRPAGRSRSQGGPASIMPGEKAKNFKGSLKRLIQYLKPRKITLIFILLMAILSTIFSIVSPKILGKATTKLFEGIIAMSKGVPNAKIDFHYITQILLILAGFYIISALFSYIQQYLMAGVAQKVVLDMRAQINSKLSRLPLKYFDSQTHGEILSRATNDVDNISTTLQQSLAQLITSVVTIVGVIVMMLTISPWLTLITIVTLPLSVLVVKGVATRSQKYFKGQQKSLGDMNGHVEEMYTGHKIVKAFGLEEQTLKDFDEINENLYLSGWKAQFLSGMIMPLMSFVSNIGYVFVCVVGGIFVSNGKIKIGDVQAFIQYTRQFSQPIAQTANIANIIQSTIACAERVFELLDEQEEVPEIQNAKMVMYPRGAVQFEHVNFGYKEDSMLIKDMNIDVSPGQSIAIVGPTGAGKTTLINLFMRFYELNGGAIKIDGVNITDMKRGDLRSKFGMVLQDTWLFNGTIRDNIAYGREGATEEEIITASKAAHADHFIRTLPDGYNTILNEEASNISHGQKQLLTIARAILANPSILILDEATSSVDTRTEIYIQKAMNELMKGRTSFVIAHRLSTIRDADLILVMNNGSMIEKGTHERLLKQGGFYADLYNSQFYQVMEKVVV; this is encoded by the coding sequence ATGAGTGAAAAGGAAAGAAAAAACAGGCCTGCTGGACGAAGTCGCAGCCAAGGTGGACCAGCAAGTATTATGCCCGGAGAGAAGGCTAAAAACTTCAAGGGATCTTTAAAGCGATTGATTCAGTATCTAAAACCTCGCAAGATTACATTGATATTCATTTTATTGATGGCAATACTAAGTACTATATTTAGTATTGTAAGCCCCAAAATTCTGGGGAAAGCAACAACTAAATTATTTGAAGGCATCATTGCGATGAGTAAAGGTGTCCCAAATGCCAAAATAGATTTCCATTATATCACTCAAATTTTGCTGATTCTGGCTGGTTTTTATATCATCAGTGCGCTATTCAGTTATATACAACAGTATCTGATGGCTGGTGTTGCTCAGAAAGTTGTACTCGATATGCGGGCGCAGATTAACAGTAAGTTATCTCGCTTGCCGCTCAAGTATTTCGATTCCCAGACACATGGCGAAATTCTGAGTCGCGCTACAAATGATGTCGATAATATCAGTACAACACTACAACAAAGTTTAGCTCAGCTTATTACATCGGTTGTGACCATTGTCGGGGTCATTGTCATGATGCTGACGATCAGTCCATGGTTGACGCTTATTACCATTGTCACCTTACCTCTAAGTGTGCTTGTTGTAAAAGGTGTGGCTACTCGATCACAGAAGTATTTTAAGGGACAACAGAAGTCTCTGGGTGATATGAATGGACACGTTGAGGAAATGTACACAGGACATAAGATTGTAAAGGCATTTGGACTCGAAGAGCAAACGTTAAAGGATTTTGACGAAATCAATGAGAACTTGTACCTTTCTGGTTGGAAGGCCCAATTCCTTTCTGGAATGATTATGCCATTAATGAGTTTCGTTAGTAATATTGGTTATGTATTTGTGTGTGTCGTCGGTGGTATCTTTGTCTCTAATGGAAAAATCAAAATCGGGGATGTACAAGCATTTATTCAGTATACGAGACAATTCTCGCAACCGATTGCTCAAACAGCAAACATTGCCAACATCATTCAATCAACAATAGCATGTGCTGAACGTGTATTTGAACTCTTGGATGAGCAAGAAGAAGTGCCAGAAATTCAGAATGCTAAAATGGTTATGTATCCTCGAGGCGCGGTTCAATTTGAACATGTTAATTTTGGGTACAAAGAAGATTCAATGCTTATCAAAGATATGAACATTGATGTGTCACCCGGACAGAGCATTGCCATTGTAGGGCCGACAGGAGCAGGAAAGACGACACTCATCAATCTTTTTATGCGTTTCTATGAATTGAATGGTGGGGCGATTAAGATTGATGGTGTGAATATCACCGATATGAAGCGCGGTGACCTTCGCAGTAAGTTCGGTATGGTTCTTCAAGACACTTGGCTCTTTAATGGTACGATTCGAGATAATATCGCTTATGGCCGCGAAGGAGCTACGGAAGAGGAGATCATTACAGCTTCTAAAGCAGCCCATGCGGATCATTTCATTCGGACCCTTCCGGATGGGTATAATACGATTCTGAATGAAGAAGCCTCCAATATTTCTCATGGTCAGAAGCAACTCCTGACGATTGCCAGAGCCATCCTTGCAAATCCGTCGATTCTTATTTTAGACGAAGCGACGAGTAGCGTAGATACGCGTACTGAAATTTACATTCAGAAAGCCATGAATGAGCTGATGAAAGGTAGAACAAGCTTCGTAATTGCACATCGATTATCTACGATTCGAGACGCCGATCTTATTCTAGTAATGAACAATGGTAGTATGATTGAAAAGGGCACCCACGAGCGGTTACTGAAACAGGGGGGCTTCTATGCAGACTTGTATAACAGTCAATTCTATCAAGTAATGGAAAAAGTTGTGGTGTGA
- a CDS encoding zeta toxin family protein, whose protein sequence is MNEINVTMYVFAGNNGSGKSTIRNLIVDRLGVSVNIDPDALARKINNGHPEKSKVSAGKEAIRIARECIRNKWDFTVETTLAGGNVIRQMRDAKEQGFEIIMFYVGLGDILISH, encoded by the coding sequence ATGAATGAGATAAATGTAACAATGTATGTGTTTGCAGGTAATAATGGAAGTGGTAAGAGCACAATCCGCAACTTGATTGTTGACCGGCTTGGAGTCAGTGTGAATATTGATCCAGATGCACTAGCCCGCAAAATCAATAACGGGCATCCTGAAAAGAGTAAAGTATCCGCTGGAAAAGAAGCTATAAGAATAGCCAGAGAATGTATCAGAAATAAGTGGGACTTCACTGTGGAAACCACTTTAGCGGGTGGTAACGTTATAAGGCAGATGAGAGATGCAAAGGAACAAGGCTTTGAAATCATTATGTTTTATGTGGGATTAGGTGATATTCTGATATCTCACTGA
- the sigK gene encoding RNA polymerase sporulation sigma factor SigK gives MPGLFTAIALFIKELSLLVSYVKNNAFPQPLTEEEEARHLLLMAEGDPNSRNKLIEHNLRLVAHIVKKFDNTGEDLEDLISIGTIGLIKAIESFRPNKGTKLATFAARCIENEILMHLRSLKKTRKDVSLHDPIGTDKEGNEITLIDILGSEADDIVDAVQLKIEKSKIYRNLDILDDREKEVVIGRFGLEAGGEERTQREIAKELGISRSYVSRIEKRALMKLYHEFYKAKR, from the coding sequence GTGCCTGGACTGTTTACCGCAATTGCTTTGTTCATTAAAGAATTGAGCCTACTCGTATCGTATGTGAAAAATAATGCGTTTCCCCAGCCCTTGACCGAGGAAGAGGAAGCGAGGCATCTGCTTCTTATGGCGGAAGGTGACCCCAATTCCCGCAACAAGCTCATTGAGCATAACCTCAGGCTGGTGGCCCACATTGTCAAAAAATTCGATAATACGGGCGAGGATCTGGAAGATCTGATTTCGATCGGAACGATCGGTCTGATTAAGGCAATAGAGAGCTTTCGACCAAACAAAGGGACGAAGCTTGCGACATTTGCCGCGCGTTGTATAGAAAATGAGATACTAATGCATCTTCGTTCCCTGAAGAAGACCCGCAAGGACGTATCTCTTCATGATCCGATTGGAACGGATAAAGAGGGCAATGAAATCACTTTGATAGATATCCTTGGCTCAGAGGCTGATGATATTGTGGATGCGGTGCAGTTGAAGATTGAAAAGAGCAAGATTTACCGCAATCTGGACATTTTGGACGACCGGGAGAAGGAAGTGGTCATCGGGCGTTTCGGCCTTGAAGCAGGCGGTGAGGAACGGACGCAGCGGGAGATCGCGAAGGAGCTCGGGATTTCGCGTAGCTATGTATCACGGATTGAGAAGCGGGCATTGATGAAGTTGTATCATGAGTTTTATAAGGCGAAGCGGTGA
- a CDS encoding FAD-dependent oxidoreductase: protein MVKELHADIVILGGGTGGTAAALAAAKSGKNVIMTEETRWIGGQLTSQAVPPDEHPWIESFGCTRSYRQFREGVRQYYRNHFPLTAAARADIHLNPGGGIVSRLCHEPRTALAVLQEMLAPYIHSGRLKIMYEYVLEQAEVTGDQVSSVTVKSLNTDVRVILHAPMYLDATECGDLLPAAGVEYVTGAESKAETGEPHAVDGEAMPMDMQGFTYCYAVDYMENEDHTIDKPEQYSFWCDYKPEFWPDHLLSLSGVKPATMEPVRYEIFPDTEKFSLFMYRQILNQKLFQEGAFQSPISLINWPQNDYWLGSVIDVSEEERRRHLYGAKQLSLSLLYWLQTEAPRPDGKQGYPGLRLRPDVVGTEDGLAMYPYIRESRRIQAEFTVLEQHVATNSRPDGKAETFHDSVGIGCYRIDLHPSTAGQPYIDISSLPFQIPLGSLIPKRVTNVLAACKNIGVTHITNGCYRLHPVEWNIGEAAGYCASYCLDRNLPPTAVRNDETELSQFQKRLTQEGIELQWPTIHSV, encoded by the coding sequence ATGGTAAAAGAACTGCATGCGGACATCGTTATTCTCGGAGGCGGCACCGGTGGTACGGCTGCCGCACTTGCAGCTGCCAAATCAGGAAAAAACGTAATTATGACAGAAGAGACCCGCTGGATTGGTGGCCAGCTCACAAGTCAAGCTGTACCGCCAGATGAGCATCCATGGATTGAATCGTTTGGCTGCACGCGCAGCTATCGTCAGTTTCGTGAGGGAGTAAGGCAGTATTATCGCAATCACTTTCCCTTAACGGCAGCGGCCAGAGCAGATATCCACCTGAATCCCGGAGGCGGGATTGTAAGCCGGTTGTGTCATGAGCCCCGTACGGCTCTAGCCGTGTTGCAAGAAATGCTCGCCCCTTATATACACAGCGGAAGATTAAAAATTATGTATGAGTATGTGTTAGAGCAGGCCGAAGTTACTGGAGATCAGGTCAGTAGCGTAACCGTCAAGAGCCTCAACACGGATGTACGTGTGATATTACATGCACCTATGTACTTGGATGCAACAGAATGCGGTGATCTTCTTCCAGCTGCAGGCGTGGAATATGTCACTGGAGCGGAATCCAAGGCAGAGACCGGTGAACCACATGCGGTTGACGGGGAAGCAATGCCAATGGATATGCAGGGCTTTACCTACTGTTACGCAGTTGATTATATGGAGAATGAGGATCATACCATTGACAAGCCGGAACAGTATTCATTTTGGTGTGATTACAAACCTGAGTTCTGGCCCGATCACCTGCTAAGTCTTAGTGGTGTAAAACCTGCAACGATGGAACCTGTAAGATATGAGATTTTCCCAGACACGGAAAAGTTTTCTTTGTTCATGTACCGGCAAATCCTCAATCAGAAGCTTTTTCAGGAAGGAGCATTCCAGAGTCCGATTTCGCTCATCAATTGGCCTCAAAACGACTACTGGCTAGGCTCTGTGATCGATGTTAGTGAGGAGGAGCGCCGCCGCCACTTATATGGCGCTAAGCAGCTTAGCCTTTCTCTGCTCTATTGGCTGCAGACCGAAGCGCCCCGTCCGGACGGCAAGCAGGGTTATCCCGGTCTGCGGCTTAGACCAGATGTCGTTGGTACCGAGGACGGCCTAGCGATGTATCCTTACATACGTGAATCAAGGAGGATTCAAGCAGAGTTTACCGTACTGGAGCAGCATGTCGCTACGAATAGTCGTCCAGACGGGAAAGCAGAAACGTTCCACGATTCCGTTGGCATCGGATGTTACCGCATAGATCTGCATCCGAGCACAGCTGGCCAGCCCTATATTGATATATCTTCTCTGCCCTTTCAGATCCCGCTCGGCAGCTTGATTCCGAAACGGGTGACCAACGTACTCGCCGCTTGCAAAAACATCGGTGTTACCCACATTACGAATGGATGCTACCGACTGCATCCAGTGGAGTGGAACATCGGGGAGGCTGCCGGTTACTGTGCAAGCTATTGCCTGGACCGAAATCTGCCTCCTACTGCCGTTCGTAACGATGAAACCGAGCTTTCCCAATTCCAGAAGAGACTTACTCAAGAAGGTATCGAGCTTCAGTGGCCGACCATACATTCCGTTTAA
- a CDS encoding transposase, with product MRVQHSKFDELRIQVVEEALERGNVALTARKHGLSPYSLYKWVKQYRDEVEMTMSRKKNMDRLEVQPQTTGDWKEKYEQATKLIGEKELEIAILRDLVKKLIHTSNGSGPAMDPKRLSGKQDPEAV from the coding sequence ATGAGAGTACAACATAGTAAGTTCGACGAGCTGCGGATACAGGTCGTCGAAGAAGCACTTGAACGGGGGAATGTAGCACTAACAGCACGAAAACATGGCCTCTCCCCTTACTCATTATATAAATGGGTTAAACAATATCGAGATGAGGTGGAGATGACGATGAGTAGAAAGAAGAACATGGACAGACTTGAAGTTCAACCTCAAACTACAGGTGATTGGAAAGAAAAGTATGAACAAGCCACCAAGTTAATTGGGGAAAAAGAACTGGAGATAGCCATCCTCCGAGACCTTGTAAAAAAACTCATCCACACATCCAATGGAAGTGGCCCGGCAATGGATCCTAAAAGGTTATCCGGTAAGCAAGATCCTGAAGCTGTGTAA
- a CDS encoding IS3 family transposase: MARQWILKGYPVSKILKLCNVPRSTYYYQRKTTTNSKQSNKSGRPKPGYSVTFNGKKVSDGRIKQIILKLLEGEESAYGYRKITLVLRRRHAIKINKKKVYRLCKELDILGKPKEQKAAYPRRLANNMEVTGPNQLWQMDVKYGYIAGLQRYFYTASIIDVYDRNVVGQYRGKECLTKSLVDTLYKALIKRNIFSQEKELVIRTDNGPQFKSHKFGKFFETHKEFIIHERTPNRSPNKNAFIESFHSILERECFKRHIFTDFQEAFMVLDRFMDFYNNRRIHMSLYGYSPVEFAEKLKKNEVNAFKIAV, from the coding sequence GTGGCCCGGCAATGGATCCTAAAAGGTTATCCGGTAAGCAAGATCCTGAAGCTGTGTAATGTGCCTCGGTCTACTTACTATTATCAACGTAAGACCACTACCAATTCAAAACAATCAAATAAATCTGGGCGCCCAAAGCCAGGTTATTCCGTCACGTTTAACGGCAAAAAAGTAAGTGATGGACGAATTAAACAGATAATCTTAAAACTTCTTGAAGGTGAAGAATCTGCTTACGGATATCGAAAAATCACTCTTGTGTTACGTAGACGGCACGCTATTAAGATCAACAAGAAAAAGGTATACCGACTTTGTAAAGAACTCGATATTCTAGGCAAACCTAAAGAGCAGAAAGCGGCCTATCCACGCCGTCTAGCTAACAATATGGAAGTAACCGGTCCGAACCAGTTGTGGCAGATGGACGTTAAATACGGCTATATTGCTGGCCTACAGCGTTACTTCTATACGGCAAGTATTATCGATGTATACGACCGCAACGTAGTGGGGCAGTATCGCGGCAAGGAGTGCCTTACAAAAAGTCTTGTTGATACGCTTTATAAAGCATTAATCAAACGAAATATCTTCTCTCAAGAGAAAGAGTTAGTAATCCGAACGGATAATGGCCCTCAGTTTAAGAGTCACAAATTTGGAAAGTTCTTCGAGACACACAAAGAATTTATTATTCATGAACGTACACCGAATCGCAGCCCAAACAAGAACGCGTTCATTGAGTCGTTTCACAGCATCTTAGAACGGGAGTGTTTTAAGCGCCATATTTTTACGGACTTTCAAGAAGCATTTATGGTGCTGGACCGATTCATGGACTTCTACAATAATCGAAGAATCCATATGAGCTTGTATGGGTACTCGCCTGTCGAATTCGCTGAAAAACTTAAGAAAAATGAAGTGAACGCGTTTAAAATCGCGGTATAG